A single region of the Plantactinospora soyae genome encodes:
- a CDS encoding sigma factor translates to MLPEPRRPPRPATLPSAFCAVVAERRLLQNLAYRLLGSARVAEHAVRETYVRWYTMPDDEQGDIDSPVTWLVGTLVRICVDLLESSAPRVGGQTVDQAGCSRLASPSPRRWSAWRDVPKL, encoded by the coding sequence ATGCTTCCCGAACCCCGCCGGCCACCTCGGCCGGCCACGCTGCCGAGCGCGTTCTGTGCGGTCGTCGCCGAACGACGCCTCCTCCAGAACCTCGCGTACCGCCTGCTCGGCTCGGCCCGCGTCGCGGAACACGCCGTACGGGAGACGTACGTCCGCTGGTACACGATGCCGGACGACGAACAGGGCGACATCGACAGCCCGGTCACCTGGCTCGTCGGCACGCTCGTCCGGATCTGTGTCGATCTCCTCGAATCGTCCGCACCCCGCGTCGGCGGCCAGACCGTCGACCAGGCAGGTTGCTCGCGGCTCGCGAGTCCTTCGCCTCGACGGTGGTCTGCCTGGCGCGATGTGCCGAAGCTGTAG
- a CDS encoding RNA polymerase sigma-70 factor, whose protein sequence is MVRRAAEGTLIDALEVFDTVRPRLFGIAYRMLGSVAEAEDIVQDAWLRWQQTDRSQVRDPIGFLVTATSRLALTAATSARARRERYSGQWLPEPVDTSADPMFQAERNESLELAVLLLLERLTPTERAVYVLREAFDYPFRQIGEVLGVTEANARQLGRRARTHLAQERHDPVARADHGRLLHAFLAAARSGNLNQLEKLLAETAVSYADGGGTVRAARVPVVGRDNVARYVLGLIPKFGPDLTMEIVESNGQAAILVSGNGTAIALVTIDASPAGIERVLIVLNPRKLTRFQR, encoded by the coding sequence ATGGTGAGGCGAGCGGCAGAGGGGACTCTGATCGACGCGTTAGAGGTGTTCGACACGGTCCGTCCCCGACTCTTCGGCATCGCCTACCGGATGCTCGGCAGCGTCGCGGAGGCGGAGGACATCGTGCAGGACGCCTGGCTCCGGTGGCAGCAGACCGATCGCAGCCAGGTACGGGACCCGATCGGCTTCCTGGTCACCGCGACCTCGCGGCTCGCGCTCACCGCCGCGACATCGGCTCGCGCCCGACGCGAGCGGTACTCCGGGCAGTGGTTACCCGAGCCCGTCGACACGTCCGCCGACCCGATGTTCCAGGCCGAACGGAACGAGTCGCTCGAACTCGCCGTACTGCTCCTGCTGGAACGGCTCACACCGACCGAACGGGCCGTGTACGTACTGCGCGAGGCCTTCGACTACCCGTTCCGGCAGATCGGCGAGGTTCTCGGCGTCACCGAGGCGAACGCGCGACAGCTCGGTCGACGCGCCCGTACCCATCTGGCCCAGGAGCGACATGATCCGGTCGCCCGCGCGGACCACGGTCGCCTGCTGCACGCGTTCCTCGCCGCCGCGCGGTCCGGAAACCTGAACCAACTCGAGAAACTGCTCGCCGAGACAGCCGTCTCCTACGCCGACGGCGGCGGTACCGTCCGGGCCGCCCGGGTACCCGTGGTCGGCCGCGACAACGTCGCGCGTTACGTCCTGGGGCTGATCCCGAAGTTCGGCCCCGACCTGACGATGGAGATCGTCGAATCCAACGGCCAGGCCGCGATCCTCGTGTCGGGGAATGGCACAGCCATCGCGCTGGTCACCATCGACGCCTCACCGGCCGGAATCGAACGCGTGCTGATCGTCCTCAACCCGCGGAAGCTGACCCGCTTCCAGCGCTGA
- a CDS encoding FAD-dependent monooxygenase, whose product MKQSSGSDKRVLIVGLGVAGMAAAIRLHEAGWETVIVERSVARRSGGYFVLVYGAGVAAAERLGIGDAVPTLQYEDQKTNEVLGSGRRMPGLGFEALARPPRMMLRGHVETALFEALPAQTQVRYSTTPTAIGQDEYGATVTLRNTETGAESTEAFDLVVGADGVRSTVRSLVFGPHQQFLRPTGYMTAAALMREQVPGFLPHEGLAYTAPGRCAWTFPMVGESAPSIMFSYRTKNIDAEFRRSPAESLRRAFGRTSLGPVLGHMLHEYERADTVLFDSADEVVMPRWHNGRVVLLGDAAACPTLFVGMGVSSALAGADLLGTMLEQHPTSLTRALFAWEARLRPFVEEQQSSLPLTQKLFLPPTLIDRVFRLLMFVPLPAIGSIADWNIKRSPIFSKKDLDISAA is encoded by the coding sequence ATGAAACAATCGAGCGGCTCCGACAAGCGGGTCCTCATCGTAGGTCTCGGCGTCGCCGGCATGGCCGCCGCGATCAGACTCCACGAAGCCGGCTGGGAAACCGTGATCGTCGAGCGTTCCGTCGCACGGCGATCCGGAGGCTACTTCGTCCTCGTCTACGGCGCGGGCGTTGCCGCGGCCGAGCGGCTCGGCATCGGCGACGCCGTGCCGACCCTCCAGTACGAGGACCAGAAGACCAACGAGGTCCTGGGGTCCGGGCGACGCATGCCGGGACTGGGTTTCGAGGCCCTGGCCCGCCCGCCCCGGATGATGCTCCGCGGTCACGTCGAAACCGCCCTCTTCGAAGCGCTCCCCGCACAGACGCAGGTGCGCTACTCGACCACACCCACCGCCATCGGACAGGACGAGTACGGCGCCACGGTCACCCTGCGCAACACAGAAACGGGTGCCGAGAGTACCGAGGCGTTCGACCTCGTCGTCGGCGCCGACGGCGTCCGCTCCACCGTGCGATCGCTGGTGTTCGGTCCGCACCAGCAGTTTCTCAGGCCGACTGGCTACATGACCGCCGCCGCACTCATGCGCGAGCAGGTTCCCGGCTTTCTGCCGCACGAGGGCCTCGCCTACACCGCCCCTGGGCGCTGCGCCTGGACGTTTCCGATGGTCGGCGAGTCCGCCCCGTCGATCATGTTCAGCTACCGCACGAAGAACATCGACGCGGAGTTCCGCCGCTCACCCGCGGAATCCCTCCGCCGAGCCTTCGGCCGTACGTCGCTCGGCCCCGTCCTCGGCCACATGCTGCACGAGTACGAACGCGCCGACACGGTCCTGTTCGACAGCGCCGACGAGGTGGTCATGCCACGCTGGCACAACGGCCGGGTCGTCCTGCTGGGCGACGCGGCAGCCTGCCCGACGTTGTTCGTCGGCATGGGCGTCTCGAGTGCCCTTGCCGGTGCCGACCTGCTCGGCACGATGCTGGAGCAACACCCCACCTCCCTCACCCGGGCACTGTTCGCGTGGGAGGCCCGGCTTCGCCCCTTCGTCGAGGAACAGCAGTCCTCGCTGCCCCTGACGCAGAAGCTGTTTCTTCCGCCGACGTTGATCGACAGGGTGTTCCGGCTACTCATGTTCGTCCCCCTGCCAGCCATCGGGTCGATCGCCGACTGGAACATCAAGCGGAGCCCGATCTTCTCGAAGAAGGATCTCGACATTTCCGCCGCGTAG
- a CDS encoding MFS transporter: MAHYRALVHATGPGFLLTSFLARLPAAMAPLGVITLVVAATGSYAVAGAVAAAYGVGAAIGGPVVGSLVDRFGQRSVGLVTAVVDAAALVGVVVMVHSTVAVAVAAAVAGFATPQIGPLVRVRWWVLLGDRGQGRTLGTALSYEGVADELSYMAGPAIVGLITVTGPAGLPLVVAAGLTLLFAIPFALHHTAPPVVRVPFAGPARPRLPLGPLTILVLAMLAVGMVFGATQTGVTAFADESGHPGSAGLIYAVLGVGSALAGLATGWLPARIGPVRRYVCAAAALAVGGCSAMLLSGSLAGLLVAIAVLGVTSAPYLIAVGGLAILAGPRNRAGSVMTLVASGVVAGVAVGAAVAGRLADALGASGAFIVPAAAGLFAVALAAASGRLLQARAHAPSAPVPPSSTRAPLAGTTVG, encoded by the coding sequence ATGGCCCACTACCGCGCGCTGGTGCACGCCACCGGTCCCGGATTCCTGCTCACCTCCTTCCTCGCCCGGCTGCCCGCCGCGATGGCCCCGCTCGGCGTCATCACCCTCGTCGTCGCGGCCACCGGTAGCTATGCCGTCGCCGGTGCCGTGGCGGCCGCGTACGGTGTCGGCGCCGCGATCGGCGGTCCGGTCGTGGGCTCCCTCGTCGACCGTTTCGGACAGCGGTCCGTCGGCCTGGTCACGGCCGTCGTCGACGCGGCGGCCCTCGTCGGGGTCGTCGTCATGGTCCACAGCACCGTGGCGGTCGCCGTGGCCGCCGCCGTGGCCGGCTTCGCGACTCCCCAGATCGGTCCACTCGTACGGGTCAGATGGTGGGTTCTGCTCGGCGACCGGGGACAGGGCCGGACGCTGGGTACCGCGCTCTCCTACGAGGGCGTGGCGGACGAGCTGTCGTACATGGCTGGTCCGGCCATCGTCGGCCTGATCACGGTGACGGGGCCGGCCGGGCTGCCGCTGGTGGTCGCCGCCGGCCTGACGCTGCTCTTCGCGATCCCGTTCGCCCTGCACCACACGGCTCCACCCGTGGTACGGGTGCCCTTCGCCGGCCCCGCGCGCCCGCGCCTGCCGCTGGGTCCCCTGACGATCCTGGTGCTCGCGATGCTGGCGGTCGGGATGGTCTTCGGTGCCACCCAGACGGGGGTGACCGCGTTCGCCGACGAGTCCGGCCACCCCGGCTCGGCCGGGCTCATCTACGCCGTCCTCGGGGTCGGCAGTGCGCTCGCCGGCCTGGCGACGGGATGGCTGCCGGCGCGGATCGGCCCCGTCAGGCGGTACGTCTGCGCCGCAGCCGCGCTGGCGGTCGGCGGATGCTCGGCCATGCTGCTGTCCGGATCGCTGGCCGGACTGCTCGTGGCGATCGCCGTCCTGGGCGTGACGAGCGCGCCCTACCTCATCGCGGTCGGTGGGCTGGCGATCCTGGCCGGGCCACGGAACCGGGCGGGCTCGGTGATGACCCTGGTCGCCTCCGGCGTGGTGGCCGGTGTGGCGGTCGGAGCCGCCGTCGCGGGGCGTCTCGCCGACGCCCTGGGCGCCTCCGGTGCCTTCATCGTCCCGGCTGCCGCCGGCCTCTTCGCCGTCGCGCTCGCGGCGGCTTCCGGCCGCCTGCTCCAGGCTCGCGCGCATGCTCCTTCCGCTCCCGTTCCGCCGTCCTCAACCCGTGCTCCCCTCGCTGGCACGACAGTCGGCTGA
- a CDS encoding alpha/beta hydrolase, protein MTVVLALAATPVAAQAAASPFDLYLDQELSWGTCLFTPGEEARPSECALVTVPRDWAAPDAGVDLRVSISRAKATGERLGAILLNPGGPGGQGSSLAGALAALQPTVNERYDFVGMDPRGTGQEGGTAPDQLGLVCEIPIGRLSTRTDLDARDRSPESIAEHQKAPRAIAEACQSRALTPFITTWQSAHDMELIRQLLGDSTLNYLGYSYGTWLGAKYASLFPSSAGKMVLDSSVNWQGRLQAAFEAFPMIGQRQLDDVYLPWAARQFPEIVGDTPAEAARTWEQARDYVQTLGVAGDDYDGMFVGMGNEFQWLLATLIFTLAAQEMNGETPEAGVPDVLRTELDALARAEYGVPLAELTVRRIATEVPEDYVTFPGTRVSVACGDQPTQSATWYRNLSDRQGPSYPLFGWAYGISEPCGFWSDAPRQTLPNLPAAAASKILVVQAEFDPQTGYEQARAAVRAAPGVSMVSVDDATFHGQYALDGNPCVDGMVNVFLLHNSRPSNTTCPGRPLPGETEVHPVGGPVRQDNRKLDSAARQSAESLPELREQVRERIALVNSGRPVR, encoded by the coding sequence GTGACCGTGGTCCTTGCCCTGGCCGCGACCCCGGTAGCGGCCCAAGCCGCCGCCAGCCCGTTCGATCTCTATCTCGATCAGGAACTCAGTTGGGGTACCTGCCTGTTCACGCCCGGAGAGGAGGCGCGACCCTCGGAGTGTGCCCTGGTCACCGTTCCCCGCGACTGGGCGGCGCCCGACGCGGGCGTCGACCTGCGGGTCTCGATCAGCCGGGCGAAGGCCACCGGCGAGCGCCTGGGCGCCATCCTGCTCAACCCGGGCGGCCCCGGAGGTCAGGGCAGTTCCCTGGCCGGGGCCCTGGCCGCGCTCCAGCCGACCGTGAACGAGCGGTACGACTTCGTCGGCATGGACCCGCGCGGCACCGGCCAGGAGGGTGGGACCGCCCCGGACCAGTTGGGACTGGTGTGTGAGATCCCGATCGGCCGGCTCTCGACCCGGACCGACCTCGATGCCCGTGACCGGTCCCCGGAGAGCATCGCCGAGCACCAGAAGGCACCTCGGGCCATCGCCGAGGCCTGCCAGAGCAGGGCGCTGACCCCGTTCATCACCACCTGGCAGAGCGCGCACGACATGGAACTCATCCGGCAACTGCTGGGCGACTCCACGCTGAACTATCTCGGCTACTCCTACGGCACCTGGCTCGGCGCGAAGTACGCCTCGCTCTTCCCGAGCAGCGCCGGCAAGATGGTGCTCGACTCCAGCGTCAACTGGCAGGGCCGGCTGCAGGCCGCCTTCGAGGCGTTCCCGATGATCGGGCAGCGGCAACTCGACGACGTCTACCTGCCCTGGGCGGCACGCCAGTTCCCGGAGATCGTCGGCGACACCCCGGCCGAGGCGGCGCGGACCTGGGAGCAGGCCCGCGACTACGTCCAGACCCTGGGCGTCGCCGGCGACGACTACGACGGCATGTTCGTCGGCATGGGCAACGAGTTCCAGTGGCTTCTCGCCACCCTGATCTTCACGCTCGCGGCCCAGGAGATGAATGGCGAGACCCCCGAGGCCGGCGTACCGGACGTGCTGCGTACCGAGCTGGACGCGCTGGCACGGGCGGAGTACGGCGTACCGCTGGCGGAACTGACGGTCCGGCGGATCGCCACCGAGGTCCCGGAGGACTACGTAACGTTCCCCGGCACCCGGGTCTCCGTCGCCTGCGGCGACCAGCCCACCCAATCCGCCACCTGGTACCGGAACCTCAGCGACCGGCAGGGCCCCAGCTACCCGCTGTTCGGCTGGGCGTACGGGATCTCCGAGCCGTGTGGATTCTGGTCCGACGCGCCCCGGCAGACCCTGCCGAACCTGCCCGCGGCGGCCGCCTCGAAGATCCTGGTCGTGCAGGCCGAGTTCGACCCGCAGACCGGCTACGAACAGGCCCGGGCGGCGGTCCGGGCGGCGCCCGGTGTCAGCATGGTCTCGGTCGACGACGCCACCTTCCATGGCCAGTACGCGCTCGACGGCAACCCGTGCGTCGACGGCATGGTGAACGTCTTCCTGCTGCACAACTCGCGCCCGTCCAACACCACCTGCCCCGGTCGACCGCTGCCCGGTGAAACCGAGGTGCACCCGGTCGGCGGCCCGGTGCGGCAGGACAACCGGAAGCTCGACTCGGCGGCCCGGCAGTCCGCCGAGAGCCTGCCCGAACTGCGCGAGCAGGTGCGGGAGCGGATCGCCCTGGTCAACTCGGGCCGGCCCGTCCGCTGA
- a CDS encoding DUF4331 family protein — MSNHFSADNLGFPGDDRRLDLTDLYVFTSTEDPGKTVLIIDSNPTSAPPPIPEPTTGPEFYPGAVYRINVDTDGDAQADIAFTFTFSEYDNGTQTGTAWYATGPEARQPEPTGQVLVESIPVSFDGTDRSVVVDEPARIRLFAGLRSDPFFADVEGALHGMKWTGHDDFAGNNVDSIVLEVPTELLGPGPMIGVWASISRRQDGVLEQMDRGGNPTINPFINPNGEKDRYNSRQPADDVANYLGPWSQMLEKGGYPPEEAKKVAMQCLPDILRYEPAKPVAYPNGRKLVDDAFSYRFGWLTRGQVPPTGLQPHDDMLAQFPYLGPPNP, encoded by the coding sequence ATGTCCAACCACTTCAGCGCCGACAACCTCGGGTTCCCCGGTGACGACCGTCGCCTCGACCTCACCGACCTGTACGTCTTCACCTCGACAGAGGATCCCGGCAAGACGGTTCTGATCATCGATTCGAACCCGACCAGTGCTCCGCCCCCGATACCGGAGCCCACCACCGGTCCGGAGTTCTACCCCGGCGCCGTCTACCGGATCAACGTCGACACCGACGGCGACGCGCAGGCCGACATCGCGTTCACGTTCACGTTCTCCGAGTACGACAACGGAACCCAGACCGGGACCGCCTGGTACGCCACCGGCCCCGAAGCCCGGCAGCCCGAGCCGACCGGCCAGGTGCTCGTCGAGTCCATCCCGGTCAGCTTCGACGGCACGGACCGCTCTGTCGTGGTCGACGAACCAGCGCGGATCCGGCTGTTCGCCGGGCTGCGCAGCGACCCGTTCTTCGCCGATGTCGAGGGTGCCCTGCACGGGATGAAATGGACCGGGCACGACGACTTCGCCGGCAACAACGTGGACTCCATCGTGCTGGAGGTGCCCACCGAGCTGCTCGGGCCCGGCCCGATGATCGGCGTCTGGGCATCGATCAGCCGGCGCCAGGACGGCGTACTGGAGCAGATGGACCGGGGCGGTAACCCGACCATAAACCCGTTCATCAATCCCAACGGGGAGAAGGACCGGTACAACTCCCGGCAACCCGCCGACGACGTCGCCAACTACCTCGGTCCGTGGTCGCAGATGCTGGAGAAGGGCGGCTACCCGCCGGAGGAGGCCAAAAAGGTCGCCATGCAGTGCCTGCCCGACATCCTCCGCTACGAGCCGGCCAAGCCGGTGGCCTACCCCAACGGACGGAAGCTCGTCGACGACGCCTTCAGCTATCGGTTCGGCTGGCTGACCCGTGGTCAGGTCCCCCCGACCGGCCTCCAGCCGCACGACGACATGCTGGCGCAGTTCCCCTACCTCGGCCCGCCCAACCCCTAG
- a CDS encoding SAM-dependent methyltransferase: protein MSQSPSVNKADRPGSGIDTTVAHNARIWDYWLGGKDNYEIDREVGHQIRKMVPHIDAVARADRAFLARAARFLAGEAGIRQFLDIGTGLPTADNTHEVAQAVAPESRIVYVDNDPLVLVHARALLTSNPEGATDYIEADVRDPDTILRRAAGTLDFDQPIAIMLLGVLNFVQDTEQVGTIVDRLLDAVPSGSYLALTHPTTELGGEGNVAAMAYYNQHATPKICARSGAELARLVQRLELVEPGLVSCAVWRAEADADGALPAQVPQYGLVGRKA, encoded by the coding sequence GTGTCGCAGAGCCCCAGCGTCAACAAGGCTGATCGGCCCGGTTCGGGGATCGACACGACAGTGGCGCACAACGCGAGGATCTGGGACTACTGGCTGGGTGGCAAGGACAACTACGAGATCGACCGCGAGGTGGGGCACCAGATCCGGAAGATGGTCCCGCACATCGATGCGGTGGCCCGCGCGGACCGGGCGTTTCTGGCCCGAGCCGCCCGCTTTCTGGCCGGGGAGGCTGGCATCCGCCAGTTCCTCGACATCGGGACCGGCCTGCCGACCGCCGACAACACCCACGAGGTCGCCCAGGCGGTCGCTCCGGAATCCCGCATCGTCTACGTCGACAACGATCCGCTCGTGCTGGTACACGCACGGGCGTTGCTGACCAGCAACCCCGAGGGGGCGACCGACTACATCGAGGCCGACGTCCGCGACCCTGACACGATCCTGCGCCGGGCCGCCGGGACGCTCGACTTCGACCAGCCGATCGCGATCATGTTGCTCGGCGTCCTCAACTTCGTCCAGGACACCGAGCAGGTCGGGACCATCGTGGACCGGCTGTTGGACGCGGTGCCGTCCGGCAGTTACCTCGCCCTCACCCACCCGACGACCGAACTCGGCGGCGAGGGAAACGTCGCCGCGATGGCGTACTACAACCAGCACGCCACCCCGAAGATCTGCGCTCGCAGCGGTGCCGAGCTCGCCCGACTCGTCCAGCGACTGGAACTGGTCGAGCCGGGGCTGGTGTCGTGTGCGGTGTGGCGAGCCGAGGCCGACGCCGACGGCGCACTGCCGGCGCAGGTGCCACAGTACGGTCTGGTCGGGCGCAAAGCCTGA
- a CDS encoding alpha/beta fold hydrolase has translation MFDGFDEFDITTSGTTIHGRRGGSGPPVLLLHGIPETHLMWHRVAPQLAEHYTVVATDLRGYGDSGKPPSTADHEPYSMRATAHDQVEVMRSLGYDQFRLAGHDRGARCAYRLALDEPETVTRLAVMDVVPTGDAYRRAEMKFSLGYWVWSFLAAPEPVPEQFIGAAPALLVDFMLDTWPEVKDAFPAQVRAEYVKKFTDPATVHAICEEYRAAATLDYQRDEADHGNRKIACPVLFLWSERGSVAKLYDDPLAIWREWADDVRGGPVPVGHFIPEEAPEETARQLLDFLK, from the coding sequence ATGTTTGACGGTTTCGACGAATTCGACATCACCACGTCCGGCACGACGATTCACGGGCGCCGTGGTGGCAGCGGGCCTCCGGTACTCCTCCTGCACGGCATTCCGGAAACGCATCTCATGTGGCACCGGGTGGCGCCCCAGCTCGCCGAGCACTACACCGTCGTCGCCACCGACCTGCGCGGCTACGGCGACAGCGGCAAGCCGCCCAGCACCGCCGACCACGAGCCGTACAGCATGCGCGCGACCGCGCACGACCAGGTCGAGGTCATGCGGAGCCTGGGCTACGACCAGTTCAGGCTCGCCGGACACGATCGCGGTGCACGGTGTGCGTACCGGCTCGCGCTCGACGAACCGGAGACGGTCACCCGGCTCGCCGTCATGGACGTCGTTCCTACCGGCGACGCGTACCGCCGTGCCGAGATGAAGTTCAGCCTGGGGTACTGGGTCTGGTCCTTCCTGGCCGCACCGGAACCGGTGCCCGAACAGTTCATCGGCGCGGCACCGGCCCTGCTCGTCGACTTCATGCTCGATACCTGGCCCGAGGTGAAGGATGCCTTTCCGGCGCAGGTGCGCGCCGAGTACGTCAAGAAGTTCACCGACCCCGCAACCGTGCACGCGATCTGCGAGGAGTACCGCGCCGCCGCGACGCTCGACTACCAACGGGACGAGGCGGACCACGGCAACCGGAAGATCGCCTGTCCGGTGTTGTTCCTCTGGAGCGAACGGGGTTCGGTGGCAAAACTCTACGACGACCCGCTCGCCATCTGGCGGGAGTGGGCGGACGACGTTCGCGGCGGTCCGGTGCCGGTCGGGCATTTCATTCCGGAGGAGGCCCCCGAGGAGACCGCACGCCAACTCCTGGACTTCCTGAAGTGA
- a CDS encoding alpha/beta fold hydrolase has protein sequence MTRIDPRPTTKTTAQSRPSSVVHRTATVAGVDVFYREAGSIGSPKLLLLHGYPASSHQYRNLMPALADRFHLLAPDYPGFGNTGVPDPSSFAYTFEHLTEIVDQLLHEVDFTGSMGIYMEGYGGAIGNRLVDRHRDWLQWQIIQNANAYEEGLSPAWDPFKALWSNRSPETEQAMMSFLEPDGVKLVYTHGHKNPETLSPDNWNMDSFFLARQNAKQAQMDLFYDFRSNVALFPKWQESARRYQPKTLILWGCNDIFFVPSAGEMYLRDLPDAELLSLDSGHFIVEDSIDDVVAVIDRFFDERVA, from the coding sequence ATGACAAGAATCGACCCCCGACCGACCACCAAGACCACGGCGCAATCGAGGCCCAGTTCGGTGGTGCACAGGACGGCGACCGTGGCCGGGGTGGATGTGTTCTACCGCGAGGCGGGGTCGATCGGCTCTCCCAAACTGTTGCTCCTGCACGGCTATCCCGCGTCGTCGCACCAGTACCGGAACCTGATGCCCGCACTGGCGGACCGGTTCCACCTCCTCGCGCCCGACTATCCCGGATTCGGCAATACCGGCGTCCCGGACCCGTCCAGTTTCGCCTACACCTTCGAGCATCTCACCGAGATCGTCGACCAACTCCTCCACGAGGTCGACTTCACCGGGTCGATGGGCATCTACATGGAGGGGTACGGAGGTGCGATCGGGAATCGGCTCGTCGACCGGCACCGGGACTGGCTCCAGTGGCAGATCATCCAGAACGCGAACGCGTACGAAGAGGGCCTGAGTCCGGCCTGGGACCCCTTCAAAGCCTTGTGGAGCAACCGGAGCCCGGAGACCGAGCAGGCGATGATGTCGTTCCTGGAACCCGATGGCGTCAAGCTCGTGTACACCCACGGGCACAAGAACCCGGAGACGCTGAGTCCGGACAACTGGAACATGGATTCGTTCTTCCTCGCCCGACAGAACGCCAAACAGGCTCAGATGGACCTGTTCTACGACTTCCGCAGCAACGTGGCGCTGTTCCCGAAGTGGCAGGAATCCGCGCGCCGGTACCAACCGAAGACTCTGATCCTGTGGGGCTGCAACGACATCTTCTTCGTGCCGTCCGCGGGTGAAATGTACCTCCGGGACCTCCCCGACGCAGAACTGCTCTCGCTCGACTCAGGACACTTCATCGTCGAGGACAGCATCGACGATGTCGTGGCGGTGATCGACCGCTTCTTCGACGAACGTGTCGCCTGA
- a CDS encoding VOC family protein, with translation MTLADAAPDYFTPKDGMFLATLLIVRDIDRSREYYERVFGATCVHDANPLIMKFFNSYIIINVEGGPTDDKPTVQAMAPKDSNTLSCAMNVRVTDIRKLYKEWKSRGADFITEPKDHGTEIRCYLRDPDGYLVEIGQGL, from the coding sequence GTGACTTTGGCCGACGCGGCACCTGACTATTTCACACCCAAGGACGGGATGTTCCTCGCCACCTTGCTGATTGTTCGCGATATCGATCGGTCACGCGAATACTACGAGCGAGTATTCGGCGCTACCTGCGTACACGACGCCAATCCGTTGATCATGAAGTTCTTCAACAGCTACATCATCATCAACGTCGAGGGTGGCCCAACCGACGACAAGCCGACGGTGCAGGCCATGGCACCGAAGGACTCCAATACCCTGAGCTGTGCGATGAACGTTCGGGTCACCGACATCCGGAAGCTCTACAAGGAGTGGAAGTCTCGCGGCGCGGACTTCATCACCGAGCCGAAGGACCACGGCACGGAGATCCGGTGTTATCTGCGCGACCCCGACGGCTATCTCGTCGAGATCGGGCAGGGGCTCTGA